The DNA sequence TAACAGCCAGAATGCCATTGCTATCTGACACGTTAGAAATCCGAACATCAAAGCCCTTATCGTTTTGGTTTTCAATACTAATTTGACCGGTTAGCTTGGATTCTGTCTTTTGCTCGTTAGCTTGAGCTGGTAGCTTATCCAGCATGACATAGCGACGAGTACCGCCGTAAGACACATAGGAAATCCATTTATAACCATCTGCCTCAAGAATCTTATCATAGCTGATAGAGTCACCCTCTCCAAAGGTAAATTCTGTCTGGGCAGCAGCCCTTGCCTCGTTCTTAACCTCAACTTCTTTATCAAAGATATAGCGTTCCAAAGCTGGAAGGGGCGTCTCTTCGCTGTCAGTCTCCGGCTTTTTACCAACTTGAGAATCTGGCTTATCGGCTTGTACTTCCTTAACTACTAACTTGGCAATATTGGCATAACGACGGATACCACTATAGGATTTGTAGCTCAGCCATTGATAGCCATCTTGATTGAGGACTTGGTCATAGTAAACACGGTCACCTGCATTGGCATAGAAGGCTATAGGGGCCGAAGCTGACGGACTATTCTTGACCTCTGTGCGTTCAGGATAAGTATAGTTTCCTGAGTTTGGGAGGTCTTTACCGACTTCCTGAATCGCTGTAACAGGTGAAGAATTAGTTACTGACCCTATCTGTTGCGCTTGGTCTGCTGAATTTATTTCACTAGGAGCTGTATAATCACCAGTTTGAATAGCAGCATCAACTTTTGTTGGTACTGTAGTGTTATCGATATCAGACTCTTTTGTAGAGATTTTATCAGTTGAAATTTCAGCATCACTAACTGCTGTTGGGTTCTCAGCAGTTACTTGGGTAACCTTATCGGTAGTAGCTGTCTCTGCTACAGCTTCTCTTACAGCACCATCTGTCTTTGGTGTAATAGCTTCAGTTTCCTTGCCCGTAGTCGTCTGTACACTTGTATCTTGTGGCTGACTAGTTGGAGCTGCTGTTTGTTCGTCAGCTAGAACCTGTCCCCCTAATACCAGACTAGCTCCGAGTAAAACTGAGGCTGCACCAAAGGAATATTTACGAATAGAAAAACGTTGTCTTTCATTCCATAACAAATCTTTTTTCATAATAGCTCTCCTTCTATTCATATTACTTTATTTCGCCTTTATTATAAAAAAATAGGTAAGCAGCGTCAATATTTTTCTGTAATAATGAAATATTTCGGTAATATTACTTTTCACTAAATAAAATCACTACTCCTTAACAGTAATTTTACGGATCATCAGCCTACTCGATAATATGGAGTATCTTCTGCAGACTCACCTTGACCTGCTACCAAAGCATCTTGCTTATAGGTTTTACCTCCAACAGTTGGCACACCCGCAGGGATGACAAACAAGGCCGCACTACCTACTTCTGAATCTTTTGGAGCAATCGTAAAGAGAGCCTTTTCTCCGCTAACACCTTGTGAAGAGATGACTTGAGTGTCTGAGACCAAACCATTATTATCAAAAACTAATGTGTCACCATTAGCATTTTGCCAGGTTCCAACAAGACTGGAGAAGTCTCCGTTAGCAATGGCAGTAACATCAAGACTTGAAGCAGTAACTTGACTATTAGCTGAACTTTGATTTGTAGAGCTTGATGGATTGTTAGTTTCTCCATTACCTTGACTATTACTACTAGCTTGGGAACTGGACTGATTCTGTGAACTTCCTTTTTGAGGTCTTGCTTTACTTGTCTGGCTAGTCTTTGTAGAAGCTGGACGATCTTTACTTTGAGAACTATTCTTGTGACAAGCCGTTAATAGCAAGGCAGTACCTAGCATAAACGTAGCTACAAATTTATAAGATTTTTTCATAATCTTTGATTCCTTTCTCTTTTCGCCTTCATTATAGCCTAGTTTAATTTGTTCGTCAACATATAAATGTAACTTATTTAATTAATTAGAAATTTTTGTAATTTTTTTGTAAAACAAAGATAAGAGTAACTGCGTAGCTACTCTCATCTTTATTCGTATTTAACAATTATTTTCTACTTTCTCCTCAACTTAACAACCGCCTCAACTCGAGCGGTATGAGGAAACATATCTACTGACTGAATATAGTCCACTTGGTAAGACTTTGTCAAAGGTACTAAATCACGGGCCAGAGTTGAGGCATTGCAAGAAACATAAACCATCTTTTCAGGCTTTACTTCGAGAATGGTTTTAATAAGCTTGTTATCTAAGCCCGTTCTCGGTGGGTCAACTACTAAAGCACTAGCTTGGTAACCTGCATTATACCATTTGGGGATAAGATCTTCTGCCTTACCAGTTTCATAGTGAGTATTGGTCAATCCAAGTGCTTTCGCATTCTTTTTAGCATCCACAATAGCCTCAGGAATTACATCCATTCCTCGAACGGAATTCACCTTATCTGCAAAAGCAAAGCCAATCGTCCCTACACCGCAATAGGCGTCTATGAGATTGTCCTCCTTAGCGATATCTAAAGCTTTAACCGCTTCTTGGTAAAGAACCTGAGTTTGTCGAGGATTAAGTTGATAAAAGGCTCTAGGCGATAGAGAGAAACTATAGTCCAGCACCTCTTCTTTTATAGACTCTTTTCCCCAGAGAATGTCTGTCTCGTCGCCATAAATTTCACTTGATTTTGATTTATTATAATTAACAGCAATTGTTACAATTTCAGGGAAGGCCAGCCTTAGTTCTCTAATCAGAGCGGTCAGATGTAAGTCACGACTAGTCACAAAAATAAGTTGAACTTGGGAGCTCGCCTGC is a window from the Streptococcus criceti HS-6 genome containing:
- a CDS encoding SH3 domain-containing protein; the encoded protein is MKKDLLWNERQRFSIRKYSFGAASVLLGASLVLGGQVLADEQTAAPTSQPQDTSVQTTTGKETEAITPKTDGAVREAVAETATTDKVTQVTAENPTAVSDAEISTDKISTKESDIDNTTVPTKVDAAIQTGDYTAPSEINSADQAQQIGSVTNSSPVTAIQEVGKDLPNSGNYTYPERTEVKNSPSASAPIAFYANAGDRVYYDQVLNQDGYQWLSYKSYSGIRRYANIAKLVVKEVQADKPDSQVGKKPETDSEETPLPALERYIFDKEVEVKNEARAAAQTEFTFGEGDSISYDKILEADGYKWISYVSYGGTRRYVMLDKLPAQANEQKTESKLTGQISIENQNDKGFDVRISNVSDSNGILAVKVPIWTDKDDQDDIVWYDAVSQGDGTYKVAVNISDHKNESGLYNIHLYYIENDGAMKGVASLQYPLLEAEKTQVTRTGTLSFNNKDNGDFDVIISDVVDSQGVLAVKVPVWTDNDGQDDIVWYDATKQANGDYKVSVKVSDHKSQHGVYNVHLYYVENDNKLVGIAGTQTTVPEPAVKSDYETTFPSLKSYTFVKQVDVRNEPRMAADTAFTFQAGESINYDKIMHKDGHDWISYVSYGGQRRYIVIG
- a CDS encoding DUF6287 domain-containing protein gives rise to the protein MKKSYKFVATFMLGTALLLTACHKNSSQSKDRPASTKTSQTSKARPQKGSSQNQSSSQASSNSQGNGETNNPSSSTNQSSANSQVTASSLDVTAIANGDFSSLVGTWQNANGDTLVFDNNGLVSDTQVISSQGVSGEKALFTIAPKDSEVGSAALFVIPAGVPTVGGKTYKQDALVAGQGESAEDTPYYRVG
- the rlmD gene encoding 23S rRNA (uracil(1939)-C(5))-methyltransferase RlmD, with translation MNLQVKQRIPLKIKRMGINGEGIGFYKKTLVFVPGALKGEDVFCQVTAVKRNFVQAKLLKINKISKDRVQPRCPIYEKCGGCQIMHLAYKKQLDFKNEIIKQALKKFQPTGYENYEVRPTKGMENPYHYRAKLQFQTRHFSGSVKAGLFASNSHHLVPLENCLVQDELTQKIVNKATELLDKYKIPIYNERKIAGIRTIMVRKGQASSQVQLIFVTSRDLHLTALIRELRLAFPEIVTIAVNYNKSKSSEIYGDETDILWGKESIKEEVLDYSFSLSPRAFYQLNPRQTQVLYQEAVKALDIAKEDNLIDAYCGVGTIGFAFADKVNSVRGMDVIPEAIVDAKKNAKALGLTNTHYETGKAEDLIPKWYNAGYQASALVVDPPRTGLDNKLIKTILEVKPEKMVYVSCNASTLARDLVPLTKSYQVDYIQSVDMFPHTARVEAVVKLRRK